The nucleotide sequence AATTCTTTCACTTCAAACGAAAGGCAAATTACTAGGAGACTTGCAGAGCAAGTGATGGCAATGCATCATGACTTCCTGCCCATTTCTAATGCTAGTTCatgttattctttatgtgattGGGTGATAGCCATATTGCACCAAAACACTTGCAGAGCTCACCACTGATTGACACCTTGTTTCACATAGTTGAGGCTTGTGCTCTTTTATAACACCAGTAAGTAGTGTCATGATCAAGGACAGAGCTGTTTGGTTTTTGCCCCCCACCAAAAAATGTTCTTTTATTATCTTGCTCTAATTTTTAAGCAGCTTCTCCTGTAACAACATTTCATTTCTTTATGTGAAGCTGCAGATTTGTAGATCAAAATCTAGTGAATTGTCATGTTCAGCTTCATGGAATGACTTGCCAAGTGGGAAATGAGAGAGACCGACTCTGGTATGGCTTAAAACAGTGGTGTGAAAGATGCATGAGAAGTTCCTGTTGTTTAGTATAACATTATGCACAAATCTATTGGCCCAAACAAGCTTACTGAACTGCTGAGGAACTCAATTAAATTGCTTGGCAGGTGAGTTTCTAGTGCTCTATTTGATCTCAGATTCATCCCTGGAGGTCTACTTGGTCTTAGGATCACCAGACTAGAAGAAGCGAGTGCTAGAACAACTGACATGTTTGCTGTAAACCTAAATCTCCTAGTGCAGATTTACTCAAGACACTAAACATCTTGTGATGAGATATGCAGGGATCAGCAGCTGCAGCATATCCAAGCTTGGACGTCACAGAAACGTTGGAAGAGTGCAGCTCAATCAAACATGCTGTGCACCATCAATTTCCAGGAAATCTATCTCACATGCTCTGCCCTAATCCATGGAGGTTCCTTCTCAAACCATGCAATCACAAGTCTAGTTTATTTCCTCATAATTCTATGATGCAGAGGCACAATTCTGTGGTCACCACGACTTCAGAAACTAATAACCCAGCTCCTCGAACCATCCATCATCCTTGAGCACCACCGTCGAGCAGCAAACCCTAATAAATACACCATCTTGATTTGATCATTCCACTTGCCACTTCAGTTCCTAAGGTTGGAATAAGCAGAACATATACTGTGATCATCCGGTGCTAATTGTATGGGATGTGTTCATTGACCATGAGATGTTTTCTTGTGCATGTAGGTGGGAGGAAGAGTAAATGCCTTCTTCGACTCCCAAGCCAATCACATGCACGTACGCAGCTAAAGCTCTTCCAGTGGGATCTGATGAGGAAGATGGCACCTCTTAATCAACCTTGCTTCGGGATCAATGAAGAGAGCTCAAAACTAGGTTTTTATTCTTCTCCTCGGGATCGTTTACCCATTTAGAATATGCAGCAGCAGCCAGTAAAGAAACATTTGTTGCTTCAAAGCCTCATGCCCTTGACTTGTTTTCTACGGTATCAGCTTTATCCAAGTCCACCGGCGTAGCTGCCGGCGTCAACCTTTTCTTTTGGCAGCCACGAGGTATTTAAGCCCACCTGCACCCCCCCTACGTCGAAACCTTTGTCCAAGTGCTTCTTCCTAAGCCAAGGTGATGGCATCGGCTGCGTCGTCGTCGTCCAGCACCGGAGTCCCGCCGGGGTTCCGGTTCCACCCCACGGACGAGGAGCTCCTGCTCTACTACCTCAAGAAGAAAGTCTCCTTCGAGAAGTTTGAGCTGGAGGTGATCAGAGAGGTTGACTTGAACAACGTTGAGCCATGGGACTTGCAAGGTGAAGTGTCTAAGTCTGTGTTGTGCTTTGCCATTGTCCTCTCAGCATTTGTGCGCTTGCTCGAACAGTATCTATCATGCATGTGGAGCTAAAGCTCTCAGCTTTCCTTGATGCAGAGCGCTGCAGGATCGGGTCTGCGCCTCAAGAtgagtggtacttcttcagccaCAAGGATCGCAAGTACCCCACCGGGTCGCGGACCAACCGCGCCACCGGCGCCGGATTCTGGAAGGCTACTGGGCGCGACAAGTGCATCCGGAACAGCTACGAGAGGATCGGCATGAGGAAGACGCTGGTGTTCTACCGCGGCCGCGCGCCCCACGGCCAGAAGACCGACTGGATCATGCACGAGTACCGGCTCGACGACTCCGACGACACCCGGGGCGAAGCCGGCGGTGGCAGTGTAGGCTTTCCATCTCTGCGGTTCATGCTTGCCTGCTCTTCTCGCTCTGATCTCCCTCTTCTTGTGTTGCAGGATGATGGATGGGTGGTGTGCAGGGTCTTCAAGAAGAAGTGCTTCTTCAAAGGCAGCGGCGAAGGGAGCACGAGCCAAGCCATGGAGAACCACATGAGCGTCGCCGCCACCCACGACCAGTCCCCATCGCTGAGCTCTAACTACATCCACCCAAATCTcggccaccaccaccgccacctccaccaccacAACGGCCTGTACTACTCCCAGATGCCCACCGGCCCCTACTCCCATGGCCAAGTGCAGGACCTGATGACCAACCACAGGCCGTCGGGATACGACTTCGGGGTGCTCCCCGGAGACTCCGCCCCCGTCGTCAAGCCCTACGACGGAGCATTAGCAGCTGCAGCCGCCTGCGTAGGGATGCAAAGCGAGAGGGATCCGGGCCCGAACGAGTGGGCGGTGCTTGACGGCATAACGGCGCAGCAGCAGCAGATGAATCAGATGGCGAGCCAACGCGGGGGAGAGATGGATTTGTGGGGATATGGGAAGTAAAGGTCACATTGGGCTGGCCATGTGCATGGAATTGTTGTGGCTCAAACTCCATCGTTCATTGCAATAAGGACCAAATTGGTGGTATTCATGAGCGAACTCAGAAGAGTCTCAGCTCCTCTGCCCACAGAATTGATTGTGTCTGTTCCTTTTGAGTGTTTACATGTTTTAATTGTGTAAGGGTCGATCTCTACATCCTGTCAATGTACACATGTATAGAGTAGACAATGTTCTAATAATATATCATAATGAATATGCTGAAGGCCATTTAG is from Musa acuminata AAA Group cultivar baxijiao chromosome BXJ1-6, Cavendish_Baxijiao_AAA, whole genome shotgun sequence and encodes:
- the LOC103989362 gene encoding protein BEARSKIN1-like, producing MASAASSSSSTGVPPGFRFHPTDEELLLYYLKKKVSFEKFELEVIREVDLNNVEPWDLQERCRIGSAPQDEWYFFSHKDRKYPTGSRTNRATGAGFWKATGRDKCIRNSYERIGMRKTLVFYRGRAPHGQKTDWIMHEYRLDDSDDTRGEAGGGSDDGWVVCRVFKKKCFFKGSGEGSTSQAMENHMSVAATHDQSPSLSSNYIHPNLGHHHRHLHHHNGLYYSQMPTGPYSHGQVQDLMTNHRPSGYDFGVLPGDSAPVVKPYDGALAAAAACVGMQSERDPGPNEWAVLDGITAQQQQMNQMASQRGGEMDLWGYGK